Proteins co-encoded in one Candidatus Nitrosacidococcus tergens genomic window:
- a CDS encoding type ISP restriction/modification enzyme: MITNVIPDLEMISKGQYFPLYLYEKISSEKQDLFTHSSLQSGYQQVDGITNETLTHFQNTYKNKICKADIFYYIYDVLHCENYRGQYKDNLSKQLPRIFLAKNYAIFTALSQAGRRLADLHLNYESALPYPVTFLGTLIHKGTDFVNARPEHFYARKMKFVKKEDRTRVIYNDFITIEISQSVPTYNYVVNGKSALEWVIKRQSVRQDKDSQIKNNANDWANKTMDNRGYPLELVQRVITVSLETMKIVAEISQLGEIETIALAEAILPVSHLL; encoded by the coding sequence GTGATCACTAATGTAATTCCTGACTTAGAAATGATTTCAAAGGGGCAATATTTCCCTTTATATCTTTATGAAAAAATTTCCTCTGAAAAACAGGATTTATTTACTCATAGCAGTCTGCAATCTGGCTATCAACAAGTGGATGGGATTACAAATGAGACTCTGACTCATTTTCAAAATACTTATAAAAATAAAATTTGCAAAGCAGATATTTTCTACTATATTTATGATGTGCTCCATTGTGAGAATTATCGGGGTCAGTACAAGGACAATCTTTCCAAGCAACTGCCCCGAATTTTTTTAGCTAAAAATTATGCTATTTTCACTGCCCTTTCTCAAGCAGGACGCAGGCTCGCAGATCTCCATTTAAATTACGAATCGGCTCTTCCTTACCCTGTCACCTTTTTAGGTACATTAATTCATAAGGGTACAGATTTTGTGAATGCTCGCCCGGAGCATTTCTATGCACGAAAAATGAAGTTTGTAAAAAAAGAAGATCGGACTCGGGTGATTTACAATGACTTTATCACCATAGAAATATCCCAGAGCGTGCCTACCTACAATTATGTGGTCAATGGTAAATCTGCTCTAGAATGGGTGATAAAACGACAATCAGTGCGGCAGGATAAAGACAGCCAAATTAAAAATAATGCTAATGATTGGGCAAATAAAACCATGGATAACAGAGGTTATCCACTGGAACTGGTTCAACGGGTGATTACGGTCAGCCTTGAAACCATGAAAATTGTGGCAGAAATTTCTCAACTAGGAGAGATTGAAACTATAGCTTTAGCTGAAGCAATCTTACCTGTTAGCCATCTTCTTTGA
- a CDS encoding MerR family transcriptional regulator, producing the protein MLEASNNNELPVIPSKRYFTISEVSELCAIRPHVLRYWEQEFPQLKPVKRRGNRRYYQRHDVIMIRQIKALLYDQGFTIGGARQQLSSDEVKNENTQSKQIIRQARLELEEVLDILNNTI; encoded by the coding sequence ATGTTGGAAGCGAGCAATAATAACGAATTACCAGTAATACCCAGTAAGCGTTATTTTACTATTAGTGAAGTAAGTGAGCTTTGTGCTATTAGGCCCCATGTGTTAAGGTACTGGGAGCAAGAATTTCCTCAGCTTAAACCAGTGAAGCGTCGTGGAAATCGACGTTACTATCAACGTCATGATGTTATCATGATTCGCCAAATTAAAGCATTACTCTATGATCAAGGCTTTACTATTGGTGGAGCAAGACAACAACTCTCTAGTGATGAAGTAAAAAACGAGAATACTCAGAGTAAGCAGATTATCCGTCAAGCTCGTTTAGAGCTAGAAGAAGTTTTAGACATATTAAACAATACCATTTAA
- a CDS encoding retropepsin-like aspartic protease family protein: protein MRYKQQFNYLLFISGLWLGGLLAIADEDLPLFEDSLAKELGEIGVREHILIKGLERTRDIAARPLVQGSLQKQIQKLLVDFNYILVHTADNQRIKEILILSEKTAAPPVLPNKIILNTTRSGTHHLVQASIQGVSTTINMPLLVDTGASLVVLPASIMPKLGLNPNQLKDQEIQTANGALQAKLSRLKTLTLGSEKIPNVEAAFIEDQLLGSYGLLGMNVLSQYVITIDDQHNQIVLNK, encoded by the coding sequence ATGAGATACAAACAGCAATTTAATTATCTTTTATTTATCTCTGGTTTATGGCTAGGAGGCTTATTGGCCATCGCAGATGAGGACTTGCCCTTATTTGAAGATAGCTTGGCCAAGGAGCTGGGAGAAATTGGGGTAAGAGAGCATATTTTAATTAAAGGATTAGAGAGAACTCGGGATATTGCGGCTCGACCTCTAGTTCAGGGCTCACTTCAAAAGCAAATTCAAAAATTACTGGTAGATTTTAATTATATTCTGGTACACACAGCCGATAATCAAAGAATTAAGGAAATTCTGATTTTAAGTGAAAAGACTGCAGCTCCTCCAGTACTTCCTAATAAAATTATTTTAAATACAACCCGTAGTGGTACCCATCATTTAGTTCAAGCATCTATTCAAGGGGTAAGCACTACTATTAACATGCCTTTATTAGTGGACACAGGGGCTTCTCTGGTGGTATTACCCGCTTCTATTATGCCTAAGTTAGGACTTAACCCTAATCAACTTAAGGATCAAGAAATTCAAACGGCTAATGGAGCACTGCAAGCAAAACTTAGCCGATTAAAAACACTCACTCTAGGATCTGAAAAAATTCCTAATGTGGAAGCTGCTTTTATTGAAGATCAGTTGTTGGGATCCTATGGTTTATTAGGAATGAATGTATTGAGTCAGTATGTGATCACTATCGATGATCAGCATAATCAAATTGTTTTAAATAAATAA
- a CDS encoding O-succinylhomoserine sulfhydrylase, which produces MDNYDLYDFATLAVRAGQDRTHERENSDPLFLTSSFVFESAAQAAACFSGNESGNIYSRFTNPTVRAFEQRLAALEGGESCVATASGMSAILATCLSLLKSGDHIVSSKDIFGTTRAIFNKYLARFGIETTFVPLADLTAWERAIQPNTRLFFLETPSNPLNEIADIAQLAQLSKKYQTLLVVDNCFCTPALQRPLELGADIIIHSATKYLDGQGRCVGGAVVGDKQRVGEEIFGFLRTAGPTLSPFNAWVFLKGLETLTLRMEAHSRQAQAIAEWLEKKPEVARVYYAGLASHPQHQLAAKQQSDFGGLLAFELKGGKAAAWTIIDSVSFISITANLGDTKSIITHPATTTHSRLSQEERESSGIKDGLVRLSVGLESVEDIKKDLQQGFDKL; this is translated from the coding sequence ATGGATAATTATGATCTATATGATTTTGCGACCCTTGCAGTAAGAGCAGGACAGGATCGCACCCATGAAAGAGAGAATTCTGATCCGCTCTTCCTGACTTCAAGCTTTGTTTTTGAGAGCGCTGCTCAAGCAGCAGCTTGCTTCTCAGGTAATGAATCAGGGAATATCTATTCAAGATTTACTAATCCTACAGTCAGAGCTTTTGAACAACGATTAGCAGCCTTAGAAGGTGGGGAATCTTGTGTTGCTACCGCATCAGGCATGTCTGCTATTTTAGCTACTTGTTTATCCCTATTAAAATCAGGGGATCATATCGTTTCTTCAAAAGATATTTTTGGTACTACTCGGGCTATATTTAATAAATATCTAGCACGCTTTGGGATCGAAACCACCTTTGTACCTTTAGCTGATTTAACAGCTTGGGAAAGAGCAATTCAGCCTAATACTAGATTATTCTTTCTCGAAACCCCTTCTAATCCTCTTAATGAAATTGCTGATATTGCCCAACTTGCCCAACTTTCTAAAAAATATCAGACCCTGCTAGTAGTAGATAATTGTTTTTGTACGCCAGCCCTACAACGTCCCCTAGAATTAGGAGCAGATATTATTATTCACTCTGCTACTAAATATCTTGATGGACAAGGGCGATGTGTAGGTGGTGCAGTAGTAGGGGATAAGCAACGAGTAGGTGAGGAAATATTTGGTTTTTTGCGTACGGCAGGTCCTACCTTAAGCCCATTTAATGCATGGGTATTTCTTAAAGGGTTAGAAACCCTAACGCTACGGATGGAGGCACACAGTCGACAAGCCCAAGCGATCGCAGAGTGGCTAGAAAAAAAGCCAGAAGTAGCTAGAGTATACTATGCAGGATTAGCTTCTCATCCACAACATCAGCTAGCAGCAAAACAACAATCTGATTTTGGAGGTCTACTTGCCTTTGAATTAAAAGGAGGAAAGGCAGCAGCTTGGACAATTATTGATTCAGTTTCTTTTATCTCTATTACCGCAAATTTAGGAGATACCAAAAGCATTATTACCCATCCGGCTACGACTACTCATAGTCGCCTTAGTCAAGAAGAGCGAGAGTCGTCAGGGATTAAAGATGGTCTTGTTCGGCTTTCTGTAGGTTTAGAGTCCGTAGAGGATATTAAAAAGGATTTACAACAAGGGTTTGATAAATTATAA
- a CDS encoding acyltransferase family protein, giving the protein MNASLKQSNRLSGLDFLRAFAAVWVFLFHYIDLSPNQLKPALGNNFYVGVGWNGVDLFFVLSGFLIGTILCREHENIKSFLIRRFFRIYPAYLVVLFLCLYINKPYFFDNKLLIISHLLMFHNLMPGYGGAINGVLWTLGEEFQFYLLAALILFLPKRNKTSFWYGLSVILITSSALYRWGIFGITTDTTILFFLTTQLPGMLGLFGVGFLAVQIKKLARVYITRFFRFFLTLSIVGVFFYLEWLYPHVGDYWEHQEVVLLGRVYSGAAFSFLVLVFSCAPDSVNDCLKKSGLVFIGEISYGIYLTHLFFMDLLRSYEPFFLQHHWTLYFVILVTLIGITSSLIYFLVERPFIKLGAYLSKKMANR; this is encoded by the coding sequence ATGAATGCTTCCTTGAAGCAAAGTAATAGACTTTCCGGACTAGATTTTCTTCGAGCCTTTGCAGCGGTATGGGTTTTTCTCTTTCACTATATTGACCTTAGCCCAAATCAGCTAAAGCCCGCATTAGGTAACAATTTTTATGTAGGCGTAGGGTGGAATGGAGTAGATTTATTCTTTGTCCTTAGCGGTTTTTTAATTGGTACTATTCTCTGTCGAGAACATGAAAATATTAAATCTTTTTTAATTCGACGATTCTTTCGTATCTATCCTGCCTACTTAGTGGTTTTATTCCTTTGCCTTTATATTAATAAGCCCTATTTTTTTGATAATAAGCTACTTATCATCAGCCATTTATTAATGTTCCATAATCTAATGCCGGGGTATGGCGGTGCCATTAATGGAGTATTGTGGACTCTAGGTGAGGAGTTTCAATTTTACCTGCTTGCCGCCTTAATCCTGTTTCTACCTAAGAGAAACAAAACCTCTTTCTGGTATGGTTTATCTGTAATACTCATTACTAGTAGCGCTCTTTACCGCTGGGGGATATTTGGAATTACTACGGATACCACTATTCTTTTTTTTCTCACAACCCAGCTACCCGGAATGCTTGGGCTGTTTGGAGTGGGATTTTTGGCAGTGCAAATCAAGAAATTAGCTAGAGTTTATATTACTCGGTTTTTCCGGTTTTTTTTAACCTTAAGTATAGTAGGAGTTTTTTTCTATTTAGAATGGCTATATCCCCATGTTGGAGATTATTGGGAGCATCAAGAGGTAGTGCTATTAGGACGGGTTTACTCAGGAGCAGCGTTTTCTTTCCTGGTGCTCGTGTTTTCCTGTGCCCCTGATTCAGTCAATGATTGCCTTAAAAAAAGTGGGTTAGTGTTTATTGGTGAGATTAGCTACGGGATTTACCTCACCCATTTATTTTTCATGGATTTGCTAAGATCCTACGAGCCTTTTTTTCTTCAGCACCATTGGACGCTCTATTTTGTCATACTTGTTACTTTAATTGGGATAACTTCTAGTTTGATTTATTTTTTAGTCGAGCGTCCGTTTATTAAGCTTGGTGCTTATCTGTCAAAGAAGATGGCTAACAGGTAA
- a CDS encoding type ISP restriction/modification enzyme has product MSLKGIIKNKIALVIFNNSSLGVGTNRDAWVYQSSKDKLARNITATIGFYNQERERFHQGFSNLTKQEQEKKIN; this is encoded by the coding sequence TTGTCACTAAAGGGGATAATAAAGAATAAAATTGCTTTAGTCATTTTTAACAACTCCTCACTAGGAGTAGGAACAAATAGGGACGCTTGGGTATATCAAAGCAGTAAAGATAAATTGGCACGAAATATAACAGCCACCATTGGATTTTATAATCAAGAGCGAGAGCGGTTTCATCAGGGTTTCTCAAACCTAACCAAGCAAGAACAAGAGAAAAAGATTAATTGA
- a CDS encoding integration host factor subunit alpha — MALTKADMIEALNQELGLNKREAKEIVEMFFEDIAMVLEQGETVKLSGFGNFELRSKGTRPGRNPKTGEEIPITARRVVTFRPGQKLRTRVESYVGSEQ; from the coding sequence ATGGCACTCACTAAAGCAGATATGATAGAAGCGCTGAATCAGGAACTTGGCTTAAATAAACGAGAGGCTAAAGAGATTGTTGAAATGTTTTTTGAAGATATCGCAATGGTCTTAGAGCAAGGAGAAACAGTCAAGCTCTCTGGGTTTGGTAATTTTGAGCTTCGTAGTAAAGGAACACGACCTGGGCGTAATCCAAAAACTGGAGAAGAAATTCCTATTACCGCTCGGCGTGTAGTTACTTTTCGACCAGGGCAAAAATTAAGAACACGGGTAGAATCTTATGTTGGAAGCGAGCAATAA
- the pheS gene encoding phenylalanine--tRNA ligase subunit alpha, which produces MNESLDEITLLAKRAVSDASDLESLDRVRVHYLGKKGVLTSYLKTLGQISPEDRPAFGKAINDAKLLLQSELQSRKEVLTQISLAAKLASESIDISLPGRRMDIGGLHPVTQTLNRIENFFYQIGFKVHEGPEIEDDYHNFEALNIPDSHPARAMHDTFYFDSHQLLRTHTSPVQIRAMMKDKPPLRVIAPGRVYRRDSDLTHTPMFHQVEGLLVDDQVCFTDLKGILSDFLRFFFEHEDLKVRFRPSYFPFTEPSAETDIQCVHCHGAGCRVCSHTGWLEVLGCGMVHPKVFSNLGIDSEHYLGFAFGLGVERLAMLRYGINDLRLFFENDLRFLRQFN; this is translated from the coding sequence ATGAATGAGTCTTTAGATGAAATAACACTGCTTGCGAAAAGAGCGGTCTCAGACGCTTCTGATTTGGAATCTCTAGATAGAGTACGAGTTCATTATCTAGGAAAAAAAGGAGTATTAACAAGCTATCTTAAAACTTTAGGGCAAATTAGCCCAGAAGATCGTCCTGCCTTTGGAAAAGCAATTAATGATGCAAAATTATTGCTTCAAAGCGAGCTTCAATCCCGTAAGGAAGTATTAACTCAAATATCTTTGGCAGCTAAACTTGCCTCTGAATCTATAGATATTTCCTTACCGGGACGAAGGATGGATATAGGTGGGCTACATCCTGTTACTCAAACTTTAAATCGAATTGAGAATTTTTTTTACCAGATCGGATTTAAAGTCCATGAAGGGCCAGAAATTGAGGATGATTATCATAATTTTGAGGCATTAAATATCCCCGATTCTCATCCTGCAAGAGCAATGCATGATACTTTTTACTTCGATTCTCATCAGTTATTACGAACCCATACTTCTCCCGTACAAATCAGAGCTATGATGAAGGACAAACCTCCCTTGCGAGTGATTGCTCCGGGTCGAGTTTATCGGAGAGACTCCGATTTAACTCATACCCCTATGTTTCACCAAGTAGAGGGGTTATTGGTAGATGATCAAGTATGTTTTACTGACCTTAAAGGGATTCTCTCTGATTTTCTTCGCTTCTTTTTTGAACACGAAGATTTAAAAGTACGATTTCGCCCTTCTTATTTTCCTTTTACCGAACCATCGGCAGAGACAGATATTCAATGTGTCCATTGCCATGGAGCAGGATGTCGAGTATGTAGTCACACAGGCTGGTTAGAAGTGCTTGGTTGTGGCATGGTTCACCCCAAAGTTTTTTCTAACTTAGGGATTGATAGTGAGCATTATTTAGGATTCGCTTTTGGTTTAGGAGTAGAGCGTCTTGCTATGCTCCGTTATGGAATTAATGATTTACGCTTATTTTTCGAGAATGATTTACGCTTTCTCCGTCAGTTTAATTAG
- a CDS encoding uracil-xanthine permease family protein gives MAHHDNGIDKTTEVVKDRYPTLDKPLPAKETFFLAVQHLCAAYAGIIAPPLIIGEAIHLPLPYITILLSTSILASGAVTILQSIGIPGVGVKLPLVEGVSFSSIAPMLIISQMSPDPFTAMQTIMGAVIASSAFMIFGTSLYARLLRFFPPLVLGSVVIVIGLTLIPISIEWIQGEENNPFYQSPCIISLGLFTFIVTIIAVRYGPKMIKRVSVLFGVVIGTLVAMPIGLVDFSEAMAQDLFALPHFLSFGMPRFEIAPIISMMIVMLVIMMEATCNIMAIGAIIGKDIKKQDVINCLRADCLGSIFSAFLNGFQCSAYGQNIGIIQLSRVHSRYVVAVTGILLVILGIFPLLSAIIASVPLPVLGGGCLAVFGLVTVTGIQTLSHVDLTSEQGTINGLIVAAAITVGIIPLVTPQFYVNFPQWVNIIFGSGIASSAITAIVLNLILNEMPKILKFR, from the coding sequence ATGGCTCACCATGATAATGGCATAGATAAAACTACTGAGGTGGTTAAAGATAGATACCCTACTCTTGATAAGCCTCTCCCAGCTAAAGAAACATTTTTTTTAGCTGTTCAGCATTTATGTGCTGCTTATGCTGGAATTATTGCCCCTCCTTTAATTATTGGTGAAGCAATTCATTTGCCACTTCCATATATAACTATTTTATTATCAACCAGTATTCTTGCATCAGGTGCAGTGACTATATTACAGTCAATCGGTATACCGGGAGTTGGAGTAAAGCTCCCCCTTGTAGAAGGGGTTTCTTTTTCAAGTATTGCACCTATGCTCATTATTAGTCAGATGTCCCCAGACCCATTTACTGCAATGCAAACCATTATGGGTGCTGTCATCGCATCTTCAGCATTTATGATATTTGGTACTTCTCTTTATGCTCGTTTATTGCGATTTTTTCCACCCCTTGTTTTAGGATCAGTAGTGATAGTCATTGGGCTGACTTTAATCCCTATTTCCATTGAGTGGATACAAGGAGAGGAAAATAATCCGTTCTATCAATCTCCTTGCATTATTAGCTTAGGTCTCTTTACCTTTATAGTTACTATTATAGCTGTCCGTTATGGTCCAAAAATGATAAAGCGAGTATCTGTATTATTTGGAGTGGTTATCGGTACACTGGTAGCCATGCCTATAGGATTAGTAGATTTTTCAGAGGCTATGGCTCAAGATTTATTTGCATTACCACACTTTCTTTCATTTGGCATGCCTAGGTTTGAGATAGCTCCCATTATTTCCATGATGATTGTAATGTTAGTTATTATGATGGAAGCTACCTGTAATATTATGGCAATCGGAGCAATTATTGGGAAAGATATTAAAAAGCAGGATGTTATAAACTGTTTAAGGGCAGATTGCTTAGGATCTATTTTTTCAGCATTTCTCAATGGATTTCAATGTAGTGCCTATGGTCAAAATATCGGTATCATTCAACTAAGTCGGGTACATAGCCGCTATGTGGTAGCAGTCACTGGGATTCTCCTCGTAATTTTGGGTATATTTCCTTTACTATCTGCAATCATTGCTAGTGTACCATTGCCTGTACTAGGTGGAGGATGTCTCGCTGTGTTCGGTCTTGTTACTGTTACCGGCATTCAAACCCTATCCCATGTAGATTTAACTTCTGAACAAGGCACAATCAATGGTCTTATTGTTGCTGCAGCAATTACAGTAGGTATAATCCCTTTAGTAACTCCTCAATTTTACGTGAACTTCCCCCAATGGGTAAATATTATTTTTGGATCTGGTATTGCCTCTAGTGCAATTACTGCTATTGTATTGAATTTAATTTTAAACGAGATGCCAAAGATACTTAAATTTAGATGA
- a CDS encoding ring-opening amidohydrolase, with the protein MKIEIYRLSMENPGDAQGLQQLLDNNLIKASQIVAIIGKTEGNGGANDFTRALATHAITAVLSKALNMPSSEVINRIAIAWSGGCEGVLSPHMTVFTRDISANNPNPSDDKREDPNLSKKYARGAMALGVAIGLKEIPKNAVTNESIAHDMSLYSSVASTSAGGEINSCEVVVFGNSPTSTSQYRIGHATLANVTDIDGVRAAIRSAGLNIHAEATEAEVQKIAAIFAKADAPIHGVLWGQRTTMLSDADIHYERHARAALGAVITSVTHDSRIFISGATEHQCALGYAPIAVIVKVADSYS; encoded by the coding sequence ATGAAAATAGAAATATATCGCTTATCAATGGAAAATCCTGGCGATGCTCAAGGATTGCAACAACTGCTAGATAATAATCTAATTAAAGCATCTCAAATAGTAGCTATCATTGGAAAAACAGAGGGTAATGGAGGAGCCAATGATTTTACCCGTGCTTTAGCCACCCATGCCATTACAGCAGTGCTTAGCAAAGCATTAAATATGCCTTCCTCTGAAGTGATAAATCGAATCGCTATAGCATGGTCTGGGGGATGTGAAGGGGTTTTATCTCCCCATATGACCGTATTTACAAGAGATATTTCTGCAAATAACCCTAACCCCAGTGATGATAAACGAGAAGATCCTAATCTCTCTAAAAAATATGCCCGAGGAGCAATGGCATTAGGTGTTGCAATTGGATTGAAAGAAATACCTAAAAATGCAGTAACAAATGAGTCTATTGCACATGATATGTCTCTTTACTCATCAGTGGCATCTACATCGGCAGGCGGAGAAATCAATAGCTGCGAGGTGGTCGTGTTTGGAAATTCTCCCACATCAACAAGTCAGTATCGTATTGGTCATGCAACACTGGCTAATGTCACCGATATCGATGGAGTTCGGGCTGCAATTCGCTCTGCAGGCTTAAATATTCATGCTGAAGCCACTGAAGCAGAAGTACAAAAAATTGCTGCAATATTTGCCAAAGCAGATGCACCCATTCATGGCGTTTTATGGGGACAGCGAACCACGATGCTCTCTGATGCAGATATTCACTACGAACGCCATGCACGGGCTGCCTTAGGTGCAGTTATTACCTCGGTAACCCATGACTCTAGAATTTTTATATCCGGTGCCACTGAACATCAATGTGCCCTTGGATATGCACCTATTGCTGTCATTGTGAAGGTAGCCGATTCTTATTCTTAG
- the pheT gene encoding phenylalanine--tRNA ligase subunit beta, which yields MKFSESWLRTWVNPHCDTETLTNRLTFSGLEVDSITPATPSFKGVVVAKVIELRALEGSNKLHVCQVSVTQRETFQVVCGASNVQAGLYVAFAQVGARLPNGIFIEKKKLRGIESHGMLCSATELGLTEQSHGILELAQTAQDFLGKDIREFLNLDDVIIEIGLTPNRSDCLSIAGIAREVGALFSQPVQHPEIASIPPEIDKTLPVEILVPESCPRYLGRIVQGINPQTLTPEWIKERLQCCGIRSLNLPIDITNYVMVELGQPMHAFDLNQISGGIQVRYGRSEESLTLLDNSTITLDPNALVIADHQKVLALAGIMGGSDSAIGDQSQDLFLESAFFIPTAIAGRSRNYGLHTESSHRFERGVDPNLPRQALERATGLLLKIAGGKAGPIVEATHRDFLPSQPIIHLREHRIKQILGIYLPQDQVLTHLTGLGLEVTTIESGWEVKIPSFRFDLTYEVDLIEELGRLHGYDNFPTTRPTGAIKPQFHTEAKISTYDIQQILVNRGYQEVITYSFIDPQIQQLLDPNQKAISLANPISSDMAVMRTSLWPGLIQAFKYNQYRQQERIRLFESGLIFTGQLPSVTQEPVIAGVVSGLYHPEQWGIYSQSVDFFHMKGDVESLLTLSDKQSSFLFKQSQHPALHPGQSAEIIYHGKSIGWLGALQPELANKLDLTQQVYLFFLKINLLFLKRHPVFQPLSKFPEIHRDIAFLIDKSISVKSVFDCIKSLKSDILKEHYLFDLYTGKGIDPDKKSLALKFVLQHQDYTLTDEIVHNFMEQMVKMLVSELNIIIRE from the coding sequence ATGAAATTTAGCGAATCTTGGCTAAGAACTTGGGTTAATCCGCACTGTGACACGGAAACTTTAACAAACCGATTAACTTTTTCAGGGCTAGAAGTTGATAGCATCACACCTGCTACACCTAGTTTTAAGGGAGTAGTTGTTGCTAAAGTGATAGAGCTAAGAGCTCTTGAAGGTAGTAATAAACTTCATGTTTGCCAAGTAAGCGTAACCCAACGTGAAACTTTTCAAGTAGTTTGTGGCGCCTCTAATGTACAAGCAGGACTATATGTAGCTTTTGCTCAAGTAGGTGCTAGATTACCCAATGGTATTTTCATTGAAAAAAAGAAATTACGAGGGATAGAATCTCATGGTATGCTTTGCTCTGCTACTGAGCTAGGACTGACAGAACAATCTCATGGAATTTTAGAACTTGCTCAAACCGCCCAAGATTTTTTAGGTAAGGATATTAGGGAATTTCTTAACTTAGATGATGTAATTATAGAAATTGGTCTTACTCCTAATCGAAGTGATTGTTTAAGTATTGCAGGGATTGCTCGGGAAGTAGGTGCACTTTTTAGTCAGCCAGTACAGCACCCTGAGATCGCTTCAATTCCTCCTGAAATCGATAAAACCTTACCGGTTGAAATTTTAGTTCCGGAGTCTTGTCCTCGATATTTAGGAAGGATTGTACAAGGCATTAATCCACAAACCTTAACCCCCGAGTGGATAAAGGAACGGCTACAGTGTTGTGGTATCCGTAGTCTAAATCTTCCTATTGATATTACTAACTATGTAATGGTAGAACTAGGGCAGCCTATGCACGCCTTTGATTTAAATCAAATCTCAGGTGGCATTCAAGTTCGCTATGGAAGATCAGAAGAATCTTTAACCTTATTAGATAATTCTACAATTACCCTAGATCCAAATGCATTAGTAATCGCTGATCATCAAAAAGTACTTGCTTTAGCAGGTATTATGGGAGGCAGTGATTCTGCAATTGGCGATCAAAGCCAAGATTTATTTTTAGAAAGTGCCTTTTTTATTCCTACGGCTATTGCAGGACGTAGCCGAAACTATGGGTTACATACCGAATCATCCCATCGGTTTGAACGGGGCGTAGATCCTAATCTTCCCCGCCAAGCTTTAGAACGTGCTACAGGCTTGCTGCTAAAAATTGCAGGCGGCAAAGCAGGGCCTATTGTTGAAGCTACTCATAGGGACTTTCTACCTTCCCAGCCTATAATCCATTTACGAGAACATCGTATTAAACAAATTTTGGGAATTTATCTCCCTCAAGATCAAGTACTAACCCACCTAACTGGCTTAGGGTTAGAAGTAACAACGATAGAATCAGGATGGGAAGTAAAAATTCCTAGTTTCCGTTTTGATTTAACTTATGAAGTTGATTTAATCGAAGAGTTAGGGCGTTTGCATGGTTATGATAACTTTCCAACTACAAGACCTACTGGAGCTATCAAACCTCAATTTCATACGGAAGCAAAAATTTCTACATATGATATACAGCAGATTCTAGTCAATCGAGGCTATCAAGAAGTAATCACCTATAGCTTTATTGATCCTCAAATACAACAGCTTTTAGATCCTAATCAGAAAGCTATTTCACTTGCCAATCCCATATCTTCAGATATGGCAGTGATGCGTACTAGCTTATGGCCCGGGCTAATTCAAGCATTTAAATATAATCAATATCGCCAACAAGAGCGAATTCGCTTATTTGAATCTGGACTTATTTTTACTGGTCAGTTACCCTCTGTTACCCAAGAACCTGTGATAGCTGGAGTAGTTTCTGGTCTTTATCATCCAGAACAGTGGGGTATTTATTCTCAATCTGTTGATTTTTTTCATATGAAAGGGGATGTGGAATCTTTACTTACTCTCAGCGATAAACAATCCTCTTTTCTTTTTAAACAAAGCCAGCACCCTGCATTACATCCTGGGCAAAGTGCAGAAATTATTTACCATGGTAAATCCATAGGGTGGCTAGGTGCACTACAGCCCGAACTTGCTAATAAGCTTGATCTTACACAGCAAGTTTATCTTTTTTTCTTAAAAATTAATTTACTTTTCTTAAAAAGGCATCCCGTTTTTCAACCTCTATCTAAATTCCCAGAAATCCATCGAGATATTGCATTTTTAATCGATAAGAGTATTTCAGTAAAAAGCGTTTTTGATTGTATAAAAAGTCTTAAATCTGATATACTTAAAGAACATTATTTATTTGATCTGTATACTGGAAAAGGAATTGATCCTGATAAAAAAAGTTTGGCACTCAAATTTGTTTTACAACACCAGGATTACACTTTAACAGATGAAATTGTGCATAACTTTATGGAGCAGATGGTGAAAATGCTTGTAAGTGAGCTAAATATAATCATTAGGGAGTAA